Proteins from one Peromyscus leucopus breed LL Stock unplaced genomic scaffold, UCI_PerLeu_2.1 scaffold_460, whole genome shotgun sequence genomic window:
- the LOC114700250 gene encoding LOW QUALITY PROTEIN: interleukin-1 receptor-associated kinase 1-binding protein 1 (The sequence of the model RefSeq protein was modified relative to this genomic sequence to represent the inferred CDS: inserted 2 bases in 2 codons) yields the protein MSLQPALRRGCSWNWFPWANLGRENNSISALEAQPVGSRPHVAKAHPXAREVHVSGSAEVSASPDRAQVAVRVSSTKEAAAEAKKSVCRRLDYITQSLQQQGLQAENVSVTKDIRRVENAYHMEAEVCITFTEFGKMQNICNFLVEKARQLCLSSTHLSFYHTPGSVENLRRQACLVAVENAWRKAQEVCDLVGQTLGKPLLIXEEETKEWEGQIDDQLSRLPGSLTVQQKIKSATIHAASKVFITFEVKGKRRKKSIFKIQLKHTPFLTQIIDVRPNLQLFLTQLCSQSRRNMKQCKAAVT from the exons ATGTCGCTGCAACCCGCCCTCCGTCGCGGGTGTTCATGGAACTGGTTTCCCTGGGCTAACCTGGGCCGGGAAAACAACTCGATCTCGGCCTTGGAGGCGCAGCCCGTCGGCAGCCGCCCCCACGTCGCCAAGGCCCACC GAGCCCGCGAGGTCCACGTGAGCGGCTCGGCCGAGGTGTCCGCCAGCCCCGACCGGGCGCAAGTGGCCGTGCGGGTGAGCAGCACCAAGGAGGCGGCGGCCGAGGCCAAGAAGAGTGTGTGCCGTCGCCTGGACTACATCACGCAGAGCCTCCAGCAGCAGGGTCTGCAG GCAGAAAATGTCTCCGTCACAAAGGATATTAGAAGAGTAGAAAATGCTTATCACATGGAAGCCGAG GTCTGCATTACATTTACTGAATTTgggaaaatgcaaaatatttgtaACTTTCTGGTTGAAAAAGCTAGACAGCTCTGTTTGTCATCAACCCACCTGAGTTTCTATCACACTCCAGGTTCTGTTGAGAATCTACG GCGGCAAGCCTGTCTTGTTGCTGTTGAGAATGCATGGCGCAAAGCTCAAGAAGTCTGTGACCTTGTTGGCCAAACTCTGGGAAAACCTTTACTAa aagaagaagaaacaaaagaatgggAAGGCCAGATTGATGACCAGTTATCCAGACTCCCAGGCTCATTAACTGTACAACAGAAAATCAAAAGTGCAACAATACACGCAGCCTCAAAAGTGTTTATTACTTTTGAGgtaaaagggaagagaagaaaaaaaagcatctttaaaatCCAGCTAAAGCATACT CCCTTCCTGACACAGATAATTGATGTTCGCCCAAACCTGCAACTTTTCCTGACACAGTTGTGTTCCCAAAGCAGGAGGAATATGAAACAATGTAAAGCGGCTGTCACGTAG